From the Anoplopoma fimbria isolate UVic2021 breed Golden Eagle Sablefish chromosome 14, Afim_UVic_2022, whole genome shotgun sequence genome, one window contains:
- the LOC129102693 gene encoding transmembrane protein 250 → MPLIPIPRRVRSFHGPHTTCMHSACGSTHASKLVRTKYNNFDLYLRSRCMYSFLRFLLYFGCSLLTSLLWVALSALLFLQYVSVRVLLRLQYKLSVILLLLGHRRLDFGVLNDLIIYSMQITMFLVGGLGWCFMVFVDM, encoded by the coding sequence ATGCCTTTGATCCCCATCCCACGGCGGGTGCGCAGCTTCCATGGGCCCCACACCACCTGCATGCACTCGGCCTGTGGGTCGACGCATGCTTCCAAGCTCGTGCGCACCAAGTACAATAACTTTGACCTCTACCTGCGCTCCCGCTGCATGTACAGCTTCCTCCGTTTCCTCCTCTACTTTGGCTGCAGCCTGCTGACCTCTCTGCTGTGGGTGGCGCTCTCCGCTCTCTTATTCCTGCAGTATGTCAGCGTGCGAGTGCTCCTTCGGCTGCAGTACAAGCTGTCCGTCATTCTGCTTTTGTTAGGGCACCGGCGCCTGGACTTTGGGGTGCTCAATGACCTGATCATCTACAGCATGCAGATCACCATGTTTCTGGTGGGGGGGCTTGGCTGGTGCTTCATGGTGTTCGTGGACATGTAG